The genome window AAAGAATCTCGGCTGGGAACCCGCTCACTCTTTCGACGAAGCACTCAAGGCAACGGTCCGCTGGTATCAGGAAAATGAACCCTGGTGGCGGAAGATAAAGGAGAATAGCCCCGCCTTCAAAGAGTTCTATCAGAGGTGGTATGGAGAGAGGAAGTAGGGTCCTTGTCTTAGGGAGCTCGGGACTTCTTGGCTCGGAGCTCCTCTTTCTTCTTAAAAAGAGGGGGAACCCTGTTATCGGCTTCTCCCGAGCCGATCTCGACATCACCGACCCCCAAGCTTCTCTTAAAAAGATCGTGGAGGTCGAACCCGAGGTGGTGATAAACTGCGCCGCCTACACCAAGGTGGATAAAGCGGAAGATGAACCGGAGCTCGCCTTTCTCGTAAATCGGGATGGCGCTAGAAACGTCGCCCGGGCGGCGAAGGAGGCGGGGGCGAAGATCGTCTATATAAGCACCGATTATGTCTTCGACGGAAGAAAAAACACCCCCTACCGCGAGGACGATGAGATAAATCCCCTCTCCATCTACGGACGCTCCAAAGCGGAGGGGGAGCGGGCGGTGATGGAGGAAAACGAGGATCATCTGATAGTAAGAACAAGCTGGCTCTATGGAAGAAAGGAGCCGAACTTCGTATTAACCATCCTCAAGAAGGCAAGGGAGGAATCGTCCCTTCGGGTGGTGGCAGATCAGGTAGGCGCTCCCACCTATGTCCACGATCTCGCTTATGGAATAGTCTCTCTGGTAGAAAAGAATGCTTCGGGCATCTACCACTTCACCAATTCTGGAGAGGTAAGCTGGTATGAATTTGCCCTGAAGATCATCGAGCTCGCTGGGATCAACGGGCTCAACATAATCCCCATAACCACTGAGGAGGCGGAGAGGAAGGCAATCCGTCCTAAGTATTCTGTTCTCGATCTTACCAAAACGAGCCACCTTCTGGGAGACCGCCCCCGGAGGTTTGAAGAGGCGTTAGCCGAGTTCTTGAATAGCTACCAGAAAAAAAGAGGGGAGGTTAGCTGTTGAAAAAAGTTGCCAAGCACCTACTTTTCAGGGTAAAATGTATAATCTCTTGGGAATACCCCAAAAAGTGGCGCATTAATGTCTAATACTATCGAGTGGAGGAAGTGGAAATGAGGGTTCTCATCACAGGGATAACGGGATTTGTAGGAAGTCATTTGGCTGATTATATCTTGAAAAATCACCCCGAAGCGGAGATATACGGGACAAAGAGATGGCGTAGTCGTACCGAGAACATCGAGCATATCAAGGACAAGATCAAGATCCTCGAGTGCGATCTCAGGGATGGTTATTCAGTGAGGAGCCTCCTTGAAGCGATCCACCCGGACAAGATATTCCATCTGGCTGCTCAGAGTTTCGTGCCCACCTCGTGGAACGCTCCCGCGGAATCGCTCACCACCAACATACTCGGCGAACTTAACATCTTCGAGGCGGTAAAACAGTTGAAGATCGATCCTTGGATCCAAGTAGCCTGTTCCAGCGAGCAATATGGCTTGGTCTACGAAGATGAGCTTCCCATCAAGGAGACGAACCCTCTTCGCCCATTGAGCCCCTATGCAGTGAGTAAAATAGGCCAGGACTATTTAGCCTATCAGTACTATATGAGTTACAAGATGAAGATCGTAAGAACACGGGGTTTTAATCACACGGGACCACGAAGGGGAGATGTCTTTGTATGTTCCAACTTCGCCAGGCAGATAGTGGAGATAGAGAAGGGGAAGAGGGAGCCGGTTCTTTATGTAGGAAACCTCGATGCCCGGCGCGACTTCACCGATGTGCGGGATATGGTACGGGCTTACTGGCTCGCCCTCGAGTATTGCGATCCCGGCGAGGTATATAACATCGCCAGTGGAGTAGCTTACTCCATAAAGGAAGTGATAGATATGCTACTTTCGCTAACCGATGTCAAGATAGAGATAAAGAAAGACCCCTCCCGGCTCCGTCCATCCGATGTTCCGGTTTTGATAGGCGATAGCACCAAATTCCGGAAAAAGACCGGTTGGAAGCCGGAGATCCCATTCGAACAGACGCTCAGGGATATTCTGAACTACTGGCGCGAAAAGATAAGATAGCAATGCGTGCTTTAATAACCGGCATCGCTGGGTTTGCCGGCAGCCATCTTGCCGATCTTCTCGCATCCCTCGGCTATGAGGTAGGAGGGGTAGATTGCCCTGGTGTGCCACTAACCAATCTCACTCATCTGGGAGAGAGGATTAAGATATATCAGGTAGATATCACCGATGGCGAGGGAATAAGAAATACGGTAGCTGAAATCTCTCCCGATATTATCTTCCATCTCGCCGGTATCAGCAATGTCTCCTCCTCCTGGTCCTCCCCTATCAAGACCTTCGAGGTGAATATAACCGGCACCTTTAACCTTCTGAAGGCGGCGTCCTCTCTTTCCCCACATCCCAAGGTGCTTCTGGTGAGCTCAGCTGAGGTATACGGGGAAGTACCTGAGGAGAAACAGCCCATTGACGAAAGCTTTCCCCTTCATCCTCTAAGCCCCTATGCGGTAAGCAAAGCTTCTCTGGAACTCCTCGCTTACCAATTCCTCAAGGTGGAGAAACTCCCCGTATCCATTGCCCGGCCTTTCAATCACACAGGACCGAGACAACGGGAGAACTTCGTCTGCTCCTCATTTGCCAAGCAGATCGCCGAGATCGAGGCGGGGTTAAAGGAGCCGATAATAGATGTGGGAAACCTCGAAACAAGAAGGGACTATTCCGATGTGAGGGACATTGTTCGGGGGTATCTAAGCATAGTGAATCGGGGGAAGGAAGGTGAGGCTTACAACTTAGCCTCCGGGGAAGCTTATCCCATCAGTGAGATCCTCGATATACTCTTATCCCTCTCAAAAGAAAGGATAGAGGTACGGCAAGATCCTTCAAGATATCGCCCCGCAGATATCCCTTTAATATTGGGAGATGCCGACAAAGCCAACCGTGAGCTCGGTTGGAAGGCAAAAATACCATTGAGAGAAACGCTTGCTGACATCCTCTCTTACTGGCGAGAGAGGGTTAAGAAGAAAGGAGAAGATTAAAGATGGCTATCCTGGTCACCGGAGGAACCGGCTATCTGGGAAAAAGGGTAGTCAAAAGGTTGGTCGAGGAGGGAGAAGAGGTGGTCCTCCTTGTGCGGAGAAGCTCCAACCTTACCCATCTACCTTCGGATATAAGAAGGATTTACGGAGATATCACCGACTACCACTCGGTAAGGGAGGCGATGAGGGGATGCGACCGGGTGCTCCATATGGCGGCATTGGTCAAGATGTGGGTAAGACCCCGTTCGTTATATGAGTTGGTAAATGTCGCGGGATTTAAGAACCTCATTCGAGCGGCAAAAGAGGAGGGGATCTCGAAGTTCATCTATACCTCATCGTTCATTGCTTTGGGTCCGAGCGATGGTAAGGTCCTCGACGAGAAAAGCGTAATCGAGCGCGATAGGTTCTACACCGATTACGAACGGACGAAATACTTCGCTCATAAAGTGGCAAAGGAGGCGGCGGAAGAAGGGTTTCCCATCGTTATCCTTTATCCCGGGGTGATATATGGACCAGGGGAGCTGACCGAGGGCAACCTGGTCGCTGGCATCATCCGGGATTTTATCAACCGTAAGCTACCGGGAAAATTGGGGAAAGGGGATAAGAAGTGGTGCTATGCCTTCATCGACGATGTCGTCTCGGGTCATATCTCGGCGTTGAAAAAGGGCAAGCCAGGCGAGGGATACATCCTTGGTGGAGAGAATAGGAGCGCCAATGAGTTCTTCGCCCTCTTAAGTGAGCTTACCGGCATCGAGCCCCCAAAAAGAAGCATTCCCTATTTTCTGGCATCGATGATGGGTTATTTTGAGGAGATGTTGGCGCTACTCTTTGGTAGATACCCCAACCTCACCCATGGCGTGGTGAAAACCTATATGCACGATTGGGCATACTCAAGCAAAAAAGCGATCTCCGAGCTCTCCTATTCCATAACCCCTCTTCGCGAGGGGCTTTCCCGCACCATAACCTGGCTCAGGGAGGAGGGATATGCCTGATAAAGGAATGTCGCAAGAGAACCTAAGAAAAACGATCCATGTGACAATGGGAGGGTTCGCCCTTCTCCTCCGCTGGCTAACGCCCTTTCAGGCTTCCCTCTGCGCCATCGCTGCCTTCCTCCACAATTACTTTATCCTCCCTCGCACCTTAGGAAAAAGGATCTATCGAAAAGAGGAGATAATCAAAGGGGTTCCCACTGGAATTCTCGCTTACCCCTTATCCGTATTGATATTGATCTTGCTCTTCTGGGGGAGGCTTTACCTCGCAGCTCTTATCTGGGGAATTATGGCTTTCGGGGATGGATTTGCTACTATCCTCGGAGCTACCTATGGGAAAAAGAAACTCCCCTGGAGCAGGGACAAAAGTTATGTCGGCTTCTTCTCCTACCTCATCTTCGGAACACTCGGGGCATCATTTCTCCTCTGGTGGACCGCGCCCAAAGGGCTTTTTTCTCTTTCCACCATACTTCTTATATCCTTCGCCACCACCCTTTTTTCCGCCATAGTTGAGACAATTCACTTCGGTCTGAACGATAACTTCATCGTTCCCCTGCTTGGGGCTGGTTTTCTCTTCCTTCTCCTAAGAGCAGATTTCGGCTTGCTCTTGGTTAAAAAAGAGCTCCTCCTAAAAAATTTGGGTTGGGGTGCGCTCATAAGCCTGACCGTTGGTGGAATAGCCATCTTGATGGGGTTTGTCGATCTATCCGGCTTTCTCGCCGGGGTGGGGATCGGAACTACCATCTACGCATTTACCTCACTTCCGGGCTTTGTTATCCTTTTCTCCTTCTTCCTGTTAGGCTCAGGGGCAACCAAAATGGGCTATCAAAAGAAAGAGAGACTGGGGATGGCTGAGGCAAAAGGTGGAGCTCGAGGGGCAGTCCATGCACTGGGAAACTGTGCCTTTCCCTCCCTTCTCGCTTTCTTCGCCTTTATCTCCAAGGATAACCAACTTCTTCTTCTCGCTTTCATCACTGCCTTTGCCACCGCCACCGCTGATACCCTCTCCACCGAAATAGGGGGACTTTACGGGAAGAACCCAATCCTCATAACCACCCTCCGCCGGGTACCACCGGGAACCGAGGGAGCGATCTCCTTTGCCGGAACCCTGTCCGGCGTTCTCGGGGCGGTGGTAATCTCCTTAATAGGCTATGCCTTGCATCTAATCCCTCTTAAACTCGTCCCGGTGGCGGTAACCGCCGCCTTCTTTGGGAACCTTACTGAAAGCCTCCTTGGGGCGATTTTGAAAGGGGAGAAAGAAGTGAGTAATGAAGGTCTAAATTTCCTCAACACCGTTGTGGGCGCCTTTCTCTCATTCCTCCTATTTTATGTTTTTTACTCTTGACAGGTATTCAAATGTGAGAGTATATTAATTTGTAAAGGAGGAGCTGCTATCACAGATATTCATAATAGTGTTTTCCGGAAGGCCTAATTCAAAACGGGGAGGAGGCAGGTTTTAAATTTGGGGAGGGATGAGCGATGCTATATATGACGTTTACCTCGTTTTTGACCCTTTTGATCATCAGCCTGGTGGTTACCTTTTTAAAGTACTATGTGTTTAAGAAGAAGTTAGCAGATGGTATATGCGGCTTCTTCTATGGTTGGGTCCTTGGTTGGCTTGGAGGCTGGCTCGGCACCCCAGTATTCGGTAAATGGGGTTGGATGTGTGGTAAGGTCTGCATCATCCCAGCGATAATCGGCTCCTTTGCGCTTCTCAGCCTCTTTTACCACTGGTTCAAGAAGTAACGCTGGGATGGGGAGGTAGTTTCAACCTTC of Acidobacteriota bacterium contains these proteins:
- the rfbD gene encoding dTDP-4-dehydrorhamnose reductase, whose product is MERGSRVLVLGSSGLLGSELLFLLKKRGNPVIGFSRADLDITDPQASLKKIVEVEPEVVINCAAYTKVDKAEDEPELAFLVNRDGARNVARAAKEAGAKIVYISTDYVFDGRKNTPYREDDEINPLSIYGRSKAEGERAVMEENEDHLIVRTSWLYGRKEPNFVLTILKKAREESSLRVVADQVGAPTYVHDLAYGIVSLVEKNASGIYHFTNSGEVSWYEFALKIIELAGINGLNIIPITTEEAERKAIRPKYSVLDLTKTSHLLGDRPRRFEEALAEFLNSYQKKRGEVSC
- a CDS encoding SDR family NAD(P)-dependent oxidoreductase, whose protein sequence is MAILVTGGTGYLGKRVVKRLVEEGEEVVLLVRRSSNLTHLPSDIRRIYGDITDYHSVREAMRGCDRVLHMAALVKMWVRPRSLYELVNVAGFKNLIRAAKEEGISKFIYTSSFIALGPSDGKVLDEKSVIERDRFYTDYERTKYFAHKVAKEAAEEGFPIVILYPGVIYGPGELTEGNLVAGIIRDFINRKLPGKLGKGDKKWCYAFIDDVVSGHISALKKGKPGEGYILGGENRSANEFFALLSELTGIEPPKRSIPYFLASMMGYFEEMLALLFGRYPNLTHGVVKTYMHDWAYSSKKAISELSYSITPLREGLSRTITWLREEGYA
- a CDS encoding DUF92 domain-containing protein, whose protein sequence is MPDKGMSQENLRKTIHVTMGGFALLLRWLTPFQASLCAIAAFLHNYFILPRTLGKRIYRKEEIIKGVPTGILAYPLSVLILILLFWGRLYLAALIWGIMAFGDGFATILGATYGKKKLPWSRDKSYVGFFSYLIFGTLGASFLLWWTAPKGLFSLSTILLISFATTLFSAIVETIHFGLNDNFIVPLLGAGFLFLLLRADFGLLLVKKELLLKNLGWGALISLTVGGIAILMGFVDLSGFLAGVGIGTTIYAFTSLPGFVILFSFFLLGSGATKMGYQKKERLGMAEAKGGARGAVHALGNCAFPSLLAFFAFISKDNQLLLLAFITAFATATADTLSTEIGGLYGKNPILITTLRRVPPGTEGAISFAGTLSGVLGAVVISLIGYALHLIPLKLVPVAVTAAFFGNLTESLLGAILKGEKEVSNEGLNFLNTVVGAFLSFLLFYVFYS
- a CDS encoding GDP-mannose 4,6-dehydratase, whose translation is MRVLITGITGFVGSHLADYILKNHPEAEIYGTKRWRSRTENIEHIKDKIKILECDLRDGYSVRSLLEAIHPDKIFHLAAQSFVPTSWNAPAESLTTNILGELNIFEAVKQLKIDPWIQVACSSEQYGLVYEDELPIKETNPLRPLSPYAVSKIGQDYLAYQYYMSYKMKIVRTRGFNHTGPRRGDVFVCSNFARQIVEIEKGKREPVLYVGNLDARRDFTDVRDMVRAYWLALEYCDPGEVYNIASGVAYSIKEVIDMLLSLTDVKIEIKKDPSRLRPSDVPVLIGDSTKFRKKTGWKPEIPFEQTLRDILNYWREKIR
- a CDS encoding GDP-mannose 4,6-dehydratase, producing the protein MRALITGIAGFAGSHLADLLASLGYEVGGVDCPGVPLTNLTHLGERIKIYQVDITDGEGIRNTVAEISPDIIFHLAGISNVSSSWSSPIKTFEVNITGTFNLLKAASSLSPHPKVLLVSSAEVYGEVPEEKQPIDESFPLHPLSPYAVSKASLELLAYQFLKVEKLPVSIARPFNHTGPRQRENFVCSSFAKQIAEIEAGLKEPIIDVGNLETRRDYSDVRDIVRGYLSIVNRGKEGEAYNLASGEAYPISEILDILLSLSKERIEVRQDPSRYRPADIPLILGDADKANRELGWKAKIPLRETLADILSYWRERVKKKGED
- a CDS encoding GlsB/YeaQ/YmgE family stress response membrane protein; the encoded protein is MLYMTFTSFLTLLIISLVVTFLKYYVFKKKLADGICGFFYGWVLGWLGGWLGTPVFGKWGWMCGKVCIIPAIIGSFALLSLFYHWFKK